Proteins found in one Drosophila busckii strain San Diego stock center, stock number 13000-0081.31 chromosome 2R, ASM1175060v1, whole genome shotgun sequence genomic segment:
- the LOC108597087 gene encoding dystrobrevin beta isoform X1 has translation MMELEPRVAILQDLRLQTFDSIRFASYRTASKLRYIQKSTNLHLVDIWNVIEAFRENGLNTLEPQSEVSVARLETLVSSLYHNLNKRLPTAQQVPVDSKAGLLLNWLLAAYTSDNSGKIRVFSIKVALATMCSGKLVDKLRYIFSQISDGAGQLVAWKLGEFLREVLALPAAVYESPTFHYKDGLEEEIFPAENKVTVNDFMATLMSEPGPSCLVWLPLLHRLATVETIVHPTICSVCHKENFTGFRYRCQRCHAYQLCQECFWHGKTSLNHQNDHEVKEYSSYKSPSKQIGHSLRKSFRCVPEKTTQVLPRFPDQPEKTLNLSHIVPPSPLPSHNGFSDPALGHLHGPGPGGMPGGIFDRSSTLDSRATGRSLDTTMSRVAAASANDEEHRLIARYAARLAQENRAPSNMPNAESITPIGTDNSRAQRELIAQLETKNKEIMREIARLRRQQETEQMAPENPALINELRALRQRKGELEGHLGALQDSRRQLMEQLEGLMRMLKNQQTSSPRSTPNSSPRSGKSPPMPGGNQAANAAAAAAAAAGVPMSALHAQQLQQLSHPMLRSQQQQLMQQQQGAHAPFSQNQLDQLNQISSDMRSAFAANGSATPPPMCNINTTADAELNATADNITSAISTMVSDLNAGSNRDNLPAARFILPLEFRHIEGGESSASASASSPDCDCEFDCQVFEQNFCHAEEFDCEGAAACPPLSPVHCDYNFGQSAEQSQLNRILGYRYYPELFIDDDQAGFPALHEIDFDENQSYNPEWNEKANANSQWQEQFAQWSLNSQNN, from the exons ATGATGGAGCTGGAGCCGCGCGTGGCGATATTGCAGGATCTGCGCCTACAGACATTCGATTCCATACGCTTCGCTTCCTATCGCACCGCCTCCAAGCTGCGCTACATACAAAAGTCCACGAATTTGCATTTGGTGGACATATGGAATGTGATTGAAGCGTTTCGTGAGAATGGACTCAACACACTGGAGCCGCAGAGCGAGGTGAGCGTAGCGCGGCTCGAGACACTCGTCTCCTCGCTCTATCACAATCTGAACAAACGTTTGCCAACGGCGCAGCAAGTGCCCGTGGACTCCAAGGCAGGACTATTGCTCAattggctgttggctgcttaCACAAG TGACAACTCGGGCAAAATACGCGTGTTTTCCATTAAGGTGGCCCTGGCGACCATGTGCTCCGGCAAGCTGGTGGATAAGCTCAGAT ATATATTTTCACAGATATCGGATGGTGCTGGCCAACTGGTGGCCTGGAAGCTGGGGGAGTTTTTGCGTGAGGTGCTGGCGCTGCCGGCGGCGGTATATGAGTCGCCAACATTCCATTATAAGGATGGGCTGGAGGAGGAGATCTTTCCGGCGGAGAACAAGGTCACCGTGAACGATTTCATGGCAACACTTATGTCCGAACCGGGACCATCGTGTCTCgtttggctgccgctgctgcatcGGCTGGCCACGGTTGAGACTATTGTGCATCCGACGATCTGCTCTGTTTGCCACAAGGAAAACTTTACTGGATTTCGTTATCGTTGTCAGCGGTGTCACGCCTACCAGTTGTGCCAGGAGTGCTTCTGGCATGGCAAGACATCGCTGAACCACCAAAACGATCACGAGGTCAAGGAGTACTCAAGCTATAAGTCGCCCAGCAAACAGATTGGTCACTCCTTGCGCAAGAGCTTCCGATGCGTGCCCGAGAAGACGACGCAAGTGTTGCCACGATTCCCGGACCAGCCCGAAAAGACTCTCAATCTATCGCACATTGTGCCGCCATCGCCGCTGCCCTCGCACAACGGCTTCTCCGATCCGGCGCTGGGACATCTGCACGGCCCTGGACCCGGCGGCATGCCCGGCGGCATCTTTGATCGCTCCAGCACACTGGACTCTCGCGCCACCGGACGCAGTCTGGACACGACCATGTCGCGCGTAGCCGCCGCCTCGGCCAACGATGAGGAGCATCGTCTGATTGCTCGCTATGCTGCGCGTCTGGCGCAGGAAAATCGCGct CCCTCCAACATGCCCAATGCGGAGAGCATTACGCCCATAGGCACGGACAATTCGCGAGCGCAGCGCGAGCTTATTGCACAGCTGGAGACCAAGAACAAGGAGATTATGCGTGAGATAGCGCGACTGCGTCGTCAGCAGGAGACTGAGCAAATGGCGCCGGAGAATCCAGCGCTGATCAATGAGCTGCGCGCGCTGCGTCAGCGCAAGGGCGAACTCGAGGGTCATTTGGGTGCGCTGCAGGACTCGCGGCGACAGTTGATGGAACAGCTGGAGGGACTGATGCGCATGCTGAAGAACCAACAGACTTCCTCGCCACGCTCCACACCCAATTCCAGTCCGCGCTCAGGCAAATCACCACCCATGCCAGGTGGCAATCAAGCTGCcaatgccgctgccgccgccgccgctgctgctggcgtgcCCATGAGCGCTCTACATGcccaacagctgcagcagctatcGCATCCCATGCTGCGctcccagcagcaacagctgatgcagcagcaacaaggcgCCCATGCGCCCTTCAGTCAAAACCAGCTGGATCAGCTCAATCAAATCAGCAGCGATATGCGCAGCGCCTTTGCCGCCAATGGCAGTGCAA CCCCGCCGCCTATGTGCAACATTAATACGACTGCCGATGCGGAGCTAAATGCCACTGCCGATAACATAACGTCGGCCATTTCAACAATGGTCAGCGATCTGAACGCAG GATCCAACAGAGACAACTTGCCAGCGGCACGTTTCATTCTGCCATTGG AGTTTCGTCACATCGAGGGCGGTGAGTCCTCCGCCTCAGCTTCAGCCTCGTCTCCCGACTGCGATTGCGAATTCGATTGCCAGGTGTttgagcaaaacttttgccatgcCGAGGAGTTTGATTGCGAAGGTGCTGCCGCTTGTCCTCCACTCTCGCCCGTGCACTGCGACTACAATTTTGGCCAGAGTGCTGAGCAATCTCAGCTGAATCGCATACTGGGCTATCGCTATTATCCTGAACTGTTTATTGATGATGACCAGGCTGGTTTTCCGGCACTGCATGAGATCG ATTTCGACGAAAATCAATCATATAATCCAGAGTGGAATGAAAAG gCAAATGCGAATAGCCAATGGCAGGAGCAGTTTGCACAATGGAGTCTTAATTcacaaaataactaa
- the LOC108597087 gene encoding dystrobrevin beta isoform X4 produces MMELEPRVAILQDLRLQTFDSIRFASYRTASKLRYIQKSTNLHLVDIWNVIEAFRENGLNTLEPQSEVSVARLETLVSSLYHNLNKRLPTAQQVPVDSKAGLLLNWLLAAYTSDNSGKIRVFSIKVALATMCSGKLVDKLRYIFSQISDGAGQLVAWKLGEFLREVLALPAAVYESPTFHYKDGLEEEIFPAENKVTVNDFMATLMSEPGPSCLVWLPLLHRLATVETIVHPTICSVCHKENFTGFRYRCQRCHAYQLCQECFWHGKTSLNHQNDHEVKEYSSYKSPSKQIGHSLRKSFRCVPEKTTQVLPRFPDQPEKTLNLSHIVPPSPLPSHNGFSDPALGHLHGPGPGGMPGGIFDRSSTLDSRATGRSLDTTMSRVAAASANDEEHRLIARYAARLAQENRAPSNMPNAESITPIGTDNSRAQRELIAQLETKNKEIMREIARLRRQQETEQMAPENPALINELRALRQRKGELEGHLGALQDSRRQLMEQLEGLMRMLKNQQTSSPRSTPNSSPRSGKSPPMPGGNQAANAAAAAAAAAGVPMSALHAQQLQQLSHPMLRSQQQQLMQQQQGAHAPFSQNQLDQLNQISSDMRSAFAANGSANFDENQSYNPEWNEKANANSQWQEQFAQWSLNSQNN; encoded by the exons ATGATGGAGCTGGAGCCGCGCGTGGCGATATTGCAGGATCTGCGCCTACAGACATTCGATTCCATACGCTTCGCTTCCTATCGCACCGCCTCCAAGCTGCGCTACATACAAAAGTCCACGAATTTGCATTTGGTGGACATATGGAATGTGATTGAAGCGTTTCGTGAGAATGGACTCAACACACTGGAGCCGCAGAGCGAGGTGAGCGTAGCGCGGCTCGAGACACTCGTCTCCTCGCTCTATCACAATCTGAACAAACGTTTGCCAACGGCGCAGCAAGTGCCCGTGGACTCCAAGGCAGGACTATTGCTCAattggctgttggctgcttaCACAAG TGACAACTCGGGCAAAATACGCGTGTTTTCCATTAAGGTGGCCCTGGCGACCATGTGCTCCGGCAAGCTGGTGGATAAGCTCAGAT ATATATTTTCACAGATATCGGATGGTGCTGGCCAACTGGTGGCCTGGAAGCTGGGGGAGTTTTTGCGTGAGGTGCTGGCGCTGCCGGCGGCGGTATATGAGTCGCCAACATTCCATTATAAGGATGGGCTGGAGGAGGAGATCTTTCCGGCGGAGAACAAGGTCACCGTGAACGATTTCATGGCAACACTTATGTCCGAACCGGGACCATCGTGTCTCgtttggctgccgctgctgcatcGGCTGGCCACGGTTGAGACTATTGTGCATCCGACGATCTGCTCTGTTTGCCACAAGGAAAACTTTACTGGATTTCGTTATCGTTGTCAGCGGTGTCACGCCTACCAGTTGTGCCAGGAGTGCTTCTGGCATGGCAAGACATCGCTGAACCACCAAAACGATCACGAGGTCAAGGAGTACTCAAGCTATAAGTCGCCCAGCAAACAGATTGGTCACTCCTTGCGCAAGAGCTTCCGATGCGTGCCCGAGAAGACGACGCAAGTGTTGCCACGATTCCCGGACCAGCCCGAAAAGACTCTCAATCTATCGCACATTGTGCCGCCATCGCCGCTGCCCTCGCACAACGGCTTCTCCGATCCGGCGCTGGGACATCTGCACGGCCCTGGACCCGGCGGCATGCCCGGCGGCATCTTTGATCGCTCCAGCACACTGGACTCTCGCGCCACCGGACGCAGTCTGGACACGACCATGTCGCGCGTAGCCGCCGCCTCGGCCAACGATGAGGAGCATCGTCTGATTGCTCGCTATGCTGCGCGTCTGGCGCAGGAAAATCGCGct CCCTCCAACATGCCCAATGCGGAGAGCATTACGCCCATAGGCACGGACAATTCGCGAGCGCAGCGCGAGCTTATTGCACAGCTGGAGACCAAGAACAAGGAGATTATGCGTGAGATAGCGCGACTGCGTCGTCAGCAGGAGACTGAGCAAATGGCGCCGGAGAATCCAGCGCTGATCAATGAGCTGCGCGCGCTGCGTCAGCGCAAGGGCGAACTCGAGGGTCATTTGGGTGCGCTGCAGGACTCGCGGCGACAGTTGATGGAACAGCTGGAGGGACTGATGCGCATGCTGAAGAACCAACAGACTTCCTCGCCACGCTCCACACCCAATTCCAGTCCGCGCTCAGGCAAATCACCACCCATGCCAGGTGGCAATCAAGCTGCcaatgccgctgccgccgccgccgctgctgctggcgtgcCCATGAGCGCTCTACATGcccaacagctgcagcagctatcGCATCCCATGCTGCGctcccagcagcaacagctgatgcagcagcaacaaggcgCCCATGCGCCCTTCAGTCAAAACCAGCTGGATCAGCTCAATCAAATCAGCAGCGATATGCGCAGCGCCTTTGCCGCCAATGGCAGTGCAA ATTTCGACGAAAATCAATCATATAATCCAGAGTGGAATGAAAAG gCAAATGCGAATAGCCAATGGCAGGAGCAGTTTGCACAATGGAGTCTTAATTcacaaaataactaa
- the LOC108597087 gene encoding dystrobrevin beta isoform X3 — protein sequence MMELEPRVAILQDLRLQTFDSIRFASYRTASKLRYIQKSTNLHLVDIWNVIEAFRENGLNTLEPQSEVSVARLETLVSSLYHNLNKRLPTAQQVPVDSKAGLLLNWLLAAYTSDNSGKIRVFSIKVALATMCSGKLVDKLRYIFSQISDGAGQLVAWKLGEFLREVLALPAAVYESPTFHYKDGLEEEIFPAENKVTVNDFMATLMSEPGPSCLVWLPLLHRLATVETIVHPTICSVCHKENFTGFRYRCQRCHAYQLCQECFWHGKTSLNHQNDHEVKEYSSYKSPSKQIGHSLRKSFRCVPEKTTQVLPRFPDQPEKTLNLSHIVPPSPLPSHNGFSDPALGHLHGPGPGGMPGGIFDRSSTLDSRATGRSLDTTMSRVAAASANDEEHRLIARYAARLAQENRAPSNMPNAESITPIGTDNSRAQRELIAQLETKNKEIMREIARLRRQQETEQMAPENPALINELRALRQRKGELEGHLGALQDSRRQLMEQLEGLMRMLKNQQTSSPRSTPNSSPRSGKSPPMPGGNQAANAAAAAAAAAGVPMSALHAQQLQQLSHPMLRSQQQQLMQQQQGAHAPFSQNQLDQLNQISSDMRSAFAANGSATPPPMCNINTTADAELNATADNITSAISTMVSDLNAGSNRDNLPAARFILPLEFRHIEGGESSASASASSPDCDCEFDCQVFEQNFCHAEEFDCEGAAACPPLSPVHCDYNFGQSAEQSQLNRILGYRYYPELFIDDDQAGFPALHEIGKCE from the exons ATGATGGAGCTGGAGCCGCGCGTGGCGATATTGCAGGATCTGCGCCTACAGACATTCGATTCCATACGCTTCGCTTCCTATCGCACCGCCTCCAAGCTGCGCTACATACAAAAGTCCACGAATTTGCATTTGGTGGACATATGGAATGTGATTGAAGCGTTTCGTGAGAATGGACTCAACACACTGGAGCCGCAGAGCGAGGTGAGCGTAGCGCGGCTCGAGACACTCGTCTCCTCGCTCTATCACAATCTGAACAAACGTTTGCCAACGGCGCAGCAAGTGCCCGTGGACTCCAAGGCAGGACTATTGCTCAattggctgttggctgcttaCACAAG TGACAACTCGGGCAAAATACGCGTGTTTTCCATTAAGGTGGCCCTGGCGACCATGTGCTCCGGCAAGCTGGTGGATAAGCTCAGAT ATATATTTTCACAGATATCGGATGGTGCTGGCCAACTGGTGGCCTGGAAGCTGGGGGAGTTTTTGCGTGAGGTGCTGGCGCTGCCGGCGGCGGTATATGAGTCGCCAACATTCCATTATAAGGATGGGCTGGAGGAGGAGATCTTTCCGGCGGAGAACAAGGTCACCGTGAACGATTTCATGGCAACACTTATGTCCGAACCGGGACCATCGTGTCTCgtttggctgccgctgctgcatcGGCTGGCCACGGTTGAGACTATTGTGCATCCGACGATCTGCTCTGTTTGCCACAAGGAAAACTTTACTGGATTTCGTTATCGTTGTCAGCGGTGTCACGCCTACCAGTTGTGCCAGGAGTGCTTCTGGCATGGCAAGACATCGCTGAACCACCAAAACGATCACGAGGTCAAGGAGTACTCAAGCTATAAGTCGCCCAGCAAACAGATTGGTCACTCCTTGCGCAAGAGCTTCCGATGCGTGCCCGAGAAGACGACGCAAGTGTTGCCACGATTCCCGGACCAGCCCGAAAAGACTCTCAATCTATCGCACATTGTGCCGCCATCGCCGCTGCCCTCGCACAACGGCTTCTCCGATCCGGCGCTGGGACATCTGCACGGCCCTGGACCCGGCGGCATGCCCGGCGGCATCTTTGATCGCTCCAGCACACTGGACTCTCGCGCCACCGGACGCAGTCTGGACACGACCATGTCGCGCGTAGCCGCCGCCTCGGCCAACGATGAGGAGCATCGTCTGATTGCTCGCTATGCTGCGCGTCTGGCGCAGGAAAATCGCGct CCCTCCAACATGCCCAATGCGGAGAGCATTACGCCCATAGGCACGGACAATTCGCGAGCGCAGCGCGAGCTTATTGCACAGCTGGAGACCAAGAACAAGGAGATTATGCGTGAGATAGCGCGACTGCGTCGTCAGCAGGAGACTGAGCAAATGGCGCCGGAGAATCCAGCGCTGATCAATGAGCTGCGCGCGCTGCGTCAGCGCAAGGGCGAACTCGAGGGTCATTTGGGTGCGCTGCAGGACTCGCGGCGACAGTTGATGGAACAGCTGGAGGGACTGATGCGCATGCTGAAGAACCAACAGACTTCCTCGCCACGCTCCACACCCAATTCCAGTCCGCGCTCAGGCAAATCACCACCCATGCCAGGTGGCAATCAAGCTGCcaatgccgctgccgccgccgccgctgctgctggcgtgcCCATGAGCGCTCTACATGcccaacagctgcagcagctatcGCATCCCATGCTGCGctcccagcagcaacagctgatgcagcagcaacaaggcgCCCATGCGCCCTTCAGTCAAAACCAGCTGGATCAGCTCAATCAAATCAGCAGCGATATGCGCAGCGCCTTTGCCGCCAATGGCAGTGCAA CCCCGCCGCCTATGTGCAACATTAATACGACTGCCGATGCGGAGCTAAATGCCACTGCCGATAACATAACGTCGGCCATTTCAACAATGGTCAGCGATCTGAACGCAG GATCCAACAGAGACAACTTGCCAGCGGCACGTTTCATTCTGCCATTGG AGTTTCGTCACATCGAGGGCGGTGAGTCCTCCGCCTCAGCTTCAGCCTCGTCTCCCGACTGCGATTGCGAATTCGATTGCCAGGTGTttgagcaaaacttttgccatgcCGAGGAGTTTGATTGCGAAGGTGCTGCCGCTTGTCCTCCACTCTCGCCCGTGCACTGCGACTACAATTTTGGCCAGAGTGCTGAGCAATCTCAGCTGAATCGCATACTGGGCTATCGCTATTATCCTGAACTGTTTATTGATGATGACCAGGCTGGTTTTCCGGCACTGCATGAGATCG gCAAATGCGAATAG
- the LOC108597087 gene encoding dystrobrevin beta isoform X5 has product MMELEPRVAILQDLRLQTFDSIRFASYRTASKLRYIQKSTNLHLVDIWNVIEAFRENGLNTLEPQSEVSVARLETLVSSLYHNLNKRLPTAQQVPVDSKAGLLLNWLLAAYTSDNSGKIRVFSIKVALATMCSGKLVDKLRYIFSQISDGAGQLVAWKLGEFLREVLALPAAVYESPTFHYKDGLEEEIFPAENKVTVNDFMATLMSEPGPSCLVWLPLLHRLATVETIVHPTICSVCHKENFTGFRYRCQRCHAYQLCQECFWHGKTSLNHQNDHEVKEYSSYKSPSKQIGHSLRKSFRCVPEKTTQVLPRFPDQPEKTLNLSHIVPPSPLPSHNGFSDPALGHLHGPGPGGMPGGIFDRSSTLDSRATGRSLDTTMSRVAAASANDEEHRLIARYAARLAQENRAPSNMPNAESITPIGTDNSRAQRELIAQLETKNKEIMREIARLRRQQETEQMAPENPALINELRALRQRKGELEGHLGALQDSRRQLMEQLEGLMRMLKNQQTSSPRSTPNSSPRSGKSPPMPGGNQAANAAAAAAAAAGVPMSALHAQQLQQLSHPMLRSQQQQLMQQQQGAHAPFSQNQLDQLNQISSDMRSAFAANGSASKCE; this is encoded by the exons ATGATGGAGCTGGAGCCGCGCGTGGCGATATTGCAGGATCTGCGCCTACAGACATTCGATTCCATACGCTTCGCTTCCTATCGCACCGCCTCCAAGCTGCGCTACATACAAAAGTCCACGAATTTGCATTTGGTGGACATATGGAATGTGATTGAAGCGTTTCGTGAGAATGGACTCAACACACTGGAGCCGCAGAGCGAGGTGAGCGTAGCGCGGCTCGAGACACTCGTCTCCTCGCTCTATCACAATCTGAACAAACGTTTGCCAACGGCGCAGCAAGTGCCCGTGGACTCCAAGGCAGGACTATTGCTCAattggctgttggctgcttaCACAAG TGACAACTCGGGCAAAATACGCGTGTTTTCCATTAAGGTGGCCCTGGCGACCATGTGCTCCGGCAAGCTGGTGGATAAGCTCAGAT ATATATTTTCACAGATATCGGATGGTGCTGGCCAACTGGTGGCCTGGAAGCTGGGGGAGTTTTTGCGTGAGGTGCTGGCGCTGCCGGCGGCGGTATATGAGTCGCCAACATTCCATTATAAGGATGGGCTGGAGGAGGAGATCTTTCCGGCGGAGAACAAGGTCACCGTGAACGATTTCATGGCAACACTTATGTCCGAACCGGGACCATCGTGTCTCgtttggctgccgctgctgcatcGGCTGGCCACGGTTGAGACTATTGTGCATCCGACGATCTGCTCTGTTTGCCACAAGGAAAACTTTACTGGATTTCGTTATCGTTGTCAGCGGTGTCACGCCTACCAGTTGTGCCAGGAGTGCTTCTGGCATGGCAAGACATCGCTGAACCACCAAAACGATCACGAGGTCAAGGAGTACTCAAGCTATAAGTCGCCCAGCAAACAGATTGGTCACTCCTTGCGCAAGAGCTTCCGATGCGTGCCCGAGAAGACGACGCAAGTGTTGCCACGATTCCCGGACCAGCCCGAAAAGACTCTCAATCTATCGCACATTGTGCCGCCATCGCCGCTGCCCTCGCACAACGGCTTCTCCGATCCGGCGCTGGGACATCTGCACGGCCCTGGACCCGGCGGCATGCCCGGCGGCATCTTTGATCGCTCCAGCACACTGGACTCTCGCGCCACCGGACGCAGTCTGGACACGACCATGTCGCGCGTAGCCGCCGCCTCGGCCAACGATGAGGAGCATCGTCTGATTGCTCGCTATGCTGCGCGTCTGGCGCAGGAAAATCGCGct CCCTCCAACATGCCCAATGCGGAGAGCATTACGCCCATAGGCACGGACAATTCGCGAGCGCAGCGCGAGCTTATTGCACAGCTGGAGACCAAGAACAAGGAGATTATGCGTGAGATAGCGCGACTGCGTCGTCAGCAGGAGACTGAGCAAATGGCGCCGGAGAATCCAGCGCTGATCAATGAGCTGCGCGCGCTGCGTCAGCGCAAGGGCGAACTCGAGGGTCATTTGGGTGCGCTGCAGGACTCGCGGCGACAGTTGATGGAACAGCTGGAGGGACTGATGCGCATGCTGAAGAACCAACAGACTTCCTCGCCACGCTCCACACCCAATTCCAGTCCGCGCTCAGGCAAATCACCACCCATGCCAGGTGGCAATCAAGCTGCcaatgccgctgccgccgccgccgctgctgctggcgtgcCCATGAGCGCTCTACATGcccaacagctgcagcagctatcGCATCCCATGCTGCGctcccagcagcaacagctgatgcagcagcaacaaggcgCCCATGCGCCCTTCAGTCAAAACCAGCTGGATCAGCTCAATCAAATCAGCAGCGATATGCGCAGCGCCTTTGCCGCCAATGGCAGTGCAA gCAAATGCGAATAG
- the LOC108597087 gene encoding dystrobrevin beta isoform X2: MMELEPRVAILQDLRLQTFDSIRFASYRTASKLRYIQKSTNLHLVDIWNVIEAFRENGLNTLEPQSEVSVARLETLVSSLYHNLNKRLPTAQQVPVDSKAGLLLNWLLAAYTSDNSGKIRVFSIKVALATMCSGKLVDKLRYIFSQISDGAGQLVAWKLGEFLREVLALPAAVYESPTFHYKDGLEEEIFPAENKVTVNDFMATLMSEPGPSCLVWLPLLHRLATVETIVHPTICSVCHKENFTGFRYRCQRCHAYQLCQECFWHGKTSLNHQNDHEVKEYSSYKSPSKQIGHSLRKSFRCVPEKTTQVLPRFPDQPEKTLNLSHIVPPSPLPSHNGFSDPALGHLHGPGPGGMPGGIFDRSSTLDSRATGRSLDTTMSRVAAASANDEEHRLIARYAARLAQENRAPSNMPNAESITPIGTDNSRAQRELIAQLETKNKEIMREIARLRRQQETEQMAPENPALINELRALRQRKGELEGHLGALQDSRRQLMEQLEGLMRMLKNQQTSSPRSTPNSSPRSGKSPPMPGGNQAANAAAAAAAAAGVPMSALHAQQLQQLSHPMLRSQQQQLMQQQQGAHAPFSQNQLDQLNQISSDMRSAFAANGSATPPPMCNINTTADAELNATADNITSAISTMVSDLNAGSNRDNLPAARFILPLEFRHIEGGESSASASASSPDCDCEFDCQVFEQNFCHAEEFDCEGAAACPPLSPVHCDYNFGQSAEQSQLNRILGYRYYPELFIDDDQAGFPALHEIGETIDELQLIMHAYIMKYSLNL; encoded by the exons ATGATGGAGCTGGAGCCGCGCGTGGCGATATTGCAGGATCTGCGCCTACAGACATTCGATTCCATACGCTTCGCTTCCTATCGCACCGCCTCCAAGCTGCGCTACATACAAAAGTCCACGAATTTGCATTTGGTGGACATATGGAATGTGATTGAAGCGTTTCGTGAGAATGGACTCAACACACTGGAGCCGCAGAGCGAGGTGAGCGTAGCGCGGCTCGAGACACTCGTCTCCTCGCTCTATCACAATCTGAACAAACGTTTGCCAACGGCGCAGCAAGTGCCCGTGGACTCCAAGGCAGGACTATTGCTCAattggctgttggctgcttaCACAAG TGACAACTCGGGCAAAATACGCGTGTTTTCCATTAAGGTGGCCCTGGCGACCATGTGCTCCGGCAAGCTGGTGGATAAGCTCAGAT ATATATTTTCACAGATATCGGATGGTGCTGGCCAACTGGTGGCCTGGAAGCTGGGGGAGTTTTTGCGTGAGGTGCTGGCGCTGCCGGCGGCGGTATATGAGTCGCCAACATTCCATTATAAGGATGGGCTGGAGGAGGAGATCTTTCCGGCGGAGAACAAGGTCACCGTGAACGATTTCATGGCAACACTTATGTCCGAACCGGGACCATCGTGTCTCgtttggctgccgctgctgcatcGGCTGGCCACGGTTGAGACTATTGTGCATCCGACGATCTGCTCTGTTTGCCACAAGGAAAACTTTACTGGATTTCGTTATCGTTGTCAGCGGTGTCACGCCTACCAGTTGTGCCAGGAGTGCTTCTGGCATGGCAAGACATCGCTGAACCACCAAAACGATCACGAGGTCAAGGAGTACTCAAGCTATAAGTCGCCCAGCAAACAGATTGGTCACTCCTTGCGCAAGAGCTTCCGATGCGTGCCCGAGAAGACGACGCAAGTGTTGCCACGATTCCCGGACCAGCCCGAAAAGACTCTCAATCTATCGCACATTGTGCCGCCATCGCCGCTGCCCTCGCACAACGGCTTCTCCGATCCGGCGCTGGGACATCTGCACGGCCCTGGACCCGGCGGCATGCCCGGCGGCATCTTTGATCGCTCCAGCACACTGGACTCTCGCGCCACCGGACGCAGTCTGGACACGACCATGTCGCGCGTAGCCGCCGCCTCGGCCAACGATGAGGAGCATCGTCTGATTGCTCGCTATGCTGCGCGTCTGGCGCAGGAAAATCGCGct CCCTCCAACATGCCCAATGCGGAGAGCATTACGCCCATAGGCACGGACAATTCGCGAGCGCAGCGCGAGCTTATTGCACAGCTGGAGACCAAGAACAAGGAGATTATGCGTGAGATAGCGCGACTGCGTCGTCAGCAGGAGACTGAGCAAATGGCGCCGGAGAATCCAGCGCTGATCAATGAGCTGCGCGCGCTGCGTCAGCGCAAGGGCGAACTCGAGGGTCATTTGGGTGCGCTGCAGGACTCGCGGCGACAGTTGATGGAACAGCTGGAGGGACTGATGCGCATGCTGAAGAACCAACAGACTTCCTCGCCACGCTCCACACCCAATTCCAGTCCGCGCTCAGGCAAATCACCACCCATGCCAGGTGGCAATCAAGCTGCcaatgccgctgccgccgccgccgctgctgctggcgtgcCCATGAGCGCTCTACATGcccaacagctgcagcagctatcGCATCCCATGCTGCGctcccagcagcaacagctgatgcagcagcaacaaggcgCCCATGCGCCCTTCAGTCAAAACCAGCTGGATCAGCTCAATCAAATCAGCAGCGATATGCGCAGCGCCTTTGCCGCCAATGGCAGTGCAA CCCCGCCGCCTATGTGCAACATTAATACGACTGCCGATGCGGAGCTAAATGCCACTGCCGATAACATAACGTCGGCCATTTCAACAATGGTCAGCGATCTGAACGCAG GATCCAACAGAGACAACTTGCCAGCGGCACGTTTCATTCTGCCATTGG AGTTTCGTCACATCGAGGGCGGTGAGTCCTCCGCCTCAGCTTCAGCCTCGTCTCCCGACTGCGATTGCGAATTCGATTGCCAGGTGTttgagcaaaacttttgccatgcCGAGGAGTTTGATTGCGAAGGTGCTGCCGCTTGTCCTCCACTCTCGCCCGTGCACTGCGACTACAATTTTGGCCAGAGTGCTGAGCAATCTCAGCTGAATCGCATACTGGGCTATCGCTATTATCCTGAACTGTTTATTGATGATGACCAGGCTGGTTTTCCGGCACTGCATGAGATCGGTGAGACAATCGATGAATTGCAGTTGATAATGCACGCTTACATCATGAAATATAGTCTGAATTTATA A